A region from the Deltaproteobacteria bacterium genome encodes:
- the csm2 gene encoding type III-A CRISPR-associated protein Csm2: MERNDREPAIPETMNFYDPDGSIRQDLFSVVAERQGRALVQRKSEKRKGGRGTVEITPTQVRRFFDEVKGIQRYLNQFQPEERESAFRRKLPEIMMLKAKVTYARGRDALTDEFKGFIEKSVASIKNLRDFEVFCKFFEAVYGYFYYYSPKKD, from the coding sequence ATGGAACGGAACGATAGAGAACCCGCCATACCAGAAACGATGAATTTCTACGACCCGGATGGAAGCATAAGGCAAGACTTGTTTTCCGTGGTCGCAGAAAGACAGGGTCGTGCTCTGGTGCAAAGAAAGAGTGAAAAGAGGAAAGGAGGCAGGGGCACCGTGGAAATTACCCCTACGCAGGTACGACGGTTTTTCGATGAAGTAAAGGGAATCCAACGATATCTTAACCAGTTCCAGCCAGAGGAAAGGGAATCTGCCTTTAGGAGAAAACTGCCGGAGATCATGATGCTGAAGGCTAAGGTTACGTATGCTCGCGGCCGGGATGCCCTTACCGATGAGTTCAAGGGCTTTATTGAGAAGAGCGTAGCCTCCATCAAAAATCTTAGGGACTTTGAAGTATTTTGCAAGTTCTTCGAGGCTGTGTACGGCTATTTCTACTACTACTCACCAAAGAAAGACTAG